A single Planktothrix serta PCC 8927 DNA region contains:
- a CDS encoding PstS family phosphate ABC transporter substrate-binding protein, with the protein MTTRLSKLPSSLKTLTLAVGTATLLLACSPGQTKQTKAIHIDGSSTVYPITETIVKEYNAQTASNLDVKVNFSGTGGGFRKFCAGETDISNASRPILKAEIEACKKNNISYLELPVAFDALTIVVNPQNTWAQDITVAELKKLWEPQAEGQIKTWNQIRSSWPNQPINLYGPGKDSGTFDYFTAAIVGEEGASRSDYQASEDDEIIAQGVMNDPNGLGYFGY; encoded by the coding sequence AATTGCCCAGTTCTCTCAAAACCTTAACTTTAGCTGTTGGGACTGCTACCCTGCTTTTGGCGTGCAGTCCAGGTCAGACCAAACAGACAAAAGCCATTCATATTGATGGCTCTAGTACCGTCTATCCCATTACTGAGACCATTGTTAAAGAATATAATGCTCAGACTGCTTCTAATCTGGATGTAAAAGTTAATTTTTCAGGAACCGGAGGAGGTTTTAGAAAATTTTGTGCTGGAGAAACCGACATCAGTAATGCTTCTCGGCCCATTTTAAAAGCCGAAATAGAAGCTTGTAAAAAAAACAATATTTCTTATCTGGAATTACCCGTTGCTTTTGATGCCTTGACGATTGTAGTTAATCCTCAAAATACCTGGGCTCAGGATATCACCGTTGCGGAATTAAAGAAACTTTGGGAACCCCAAGCAGAAGGACAAATTAAAACTTGGAATCAAATTCGCTCGTCCTGGCCAAACCAACCGATTAATCTCTATGGCCCCGGTAAAGATTCAGGAACCTTTGATTATTTTACCGCCGCTATTGTTGGGGAAGAAGGCGCAAGTCGAAGCGATTATCAAGCCAGTGAAGATGACGAAATTATTGCACAGGGAGTGATGAATGATCCCAATGGACTCGGCTATTTTGGCTAT